The following DNA comes from Pseudobythopirellula maris.
GAGCCCTGTGACCGAATGATGAAATCCGAATGACGAATGACGAGATCGGATGGCGACGCCGAGAGGTTCGTCATTCGGCATCCGTGCTTCGTAATTCCTTAGCCCCGCCGCCCGCGACGCAACACCGGTTCGGCGTCACTACCAAGAGACTACTCACCCATGTACCAACGCATCCTGATCGCCAACCGTGGTGAGATCGCGCAGCGGGTGATCCGCGCTTGCCGCGAGATGGGCATCGGCACGGTCGCAATCTACAGCGAGGGTGACCGCGGCGCCCACTACCTGGAGCTCGCCGACGAGGCGTTCTGCGTCGGGCCCGCCAAGGCGGCCGACAGCTACCTGAAGATCGCCAACGTCATCTCCGCCGCCGAGGTGGGCAACGTCGAGGCGATCCACCCCGGCTACGGCTTCCTGGCCGAGAACGCCCACTTCAACGAGATCTGCCGCAGCTGCAACATCGACTTCATCGGCCCGACGCCCGAGGCGATGGCCAAGCTGGGCGACAAGAACGAGGCCCGCGAGCTGGCCCGTCAGGCCAAGGTGCCCGTCGTGCCCGGCAGCGAGGGGCTGATCACCGACGAGGCCGAGGCGATGAAGTTCGCCCACGAGGTCGGTTTCCCCGTGCTGATCAAGGCGGTGGCCGGCGGCGGCGGGCGCGGGATGCGGGTCGCCTCGAACGACCTGGCCCTCAAGTCGGCCCTGCAACAGGCCCAGGCCGAGGCCGAGGCCGCCTTCGGCAACGGCGCCGTTTACCTCGAGAAGTACATCGAGCGCCCGCGCCACGTGGAGGTGCAGCTCATCGCCGACCACCACGGCAACGTCGTCCACCTGTGGGACCGCGACTGCTCCGTGCAACGCCGTCACCAGAAGCTGATCGAGGAGAGTCCCAGCCTGTCGGTCAGCGACAAGACACGCAACGAGATGTGCGAGTCGGCCGTGCGGCTGCTCAAGGCGTCGAACTACACAAACGCCGCCACCGTGGAGTTCATCGTCGACGGCGACGGCAACTACTACTTCATCGAAGTGAACGCCCGCATCCAGGTC
Coding sequences within:
- the accC gene encoding acetyl-CoA carboxylase biotin carboxylase subunit; this translates as MYQRILIANRGEIAQRVIRACREMGIGTVAIYSEGDRGAHYLELADEAFCVGPAKAADSYLKIANVISAAEVGNVEAIHPGYGFLAENAHFNEICRSCNIDFIGPTPEAMAKLGDKNEARELARQAKVPVVPGSEGLITDEAEAMKFAHEVGFPVLIKAVAGGGGRGMRVASNDLALKSALQQAQAEAEAAFGNGAVYLEKYIERPRHVEVQLIADHHGNVVHLWDRDCSVQRRHQKLIEESPSLSVSDKTRNEMCESAVRLLKASNYTNAATVEFIVDGDGNYYFIEVNARIQVEHPVSELVTGIDLIKAQIRVAAGEPLWMKQKEIKQNGHAIECRINAEDPAKNFQPSPGRIERLFVPGGYGVRWESHAHSGYVVPPYYDSMIGKLLVHQPTRAEAIACMQRALAELRVDGIKTTQPLHQEILSHTAFVEGRIDTTFVERTFV